The Acidobacteriota bacterium genome has a segment encoding these proteins:
- a CDS encoding alpha/beta hydrolase, translating into MTSKFKSAISKYFLETDEPAPEVGTAVSVDGVQIRYESMGQGEPTLIFVHGWCCDRTYWREQLPYFAKGYRVVAIDLAGHGESGLSRKAWTMDAFANDVAALAAKLSLKQVALIGHSMGGTVILRAAPRILCQVIGLVTVDQFFNLEETHTQKEMDEFIAPFRVNFAEAVSNWVRTIFTPKSDPKLVEWVVAHMSARPPEVGLGAATGADGELAFWGNIDNCLIRAIQKIEAPLVFINSDLQPTAEEINKHYPPYSNAKIVRGVGHFVMLEAPAVFNRLLELSVEEFKRQARTL; encoded by the coding sequence GTGACAAGCAAATTCAAATCAGCGATCAGCAAGTATTTCCTCGAGACTGATGAGCCGGCGCCCGAAGTCGGAACGGCGGTCTCCGTCGATGGTGTTCAAATACGGTACGAGTCCATGGGCCAGGGAGAACCGACACTGATTTTTGTTCATGGATGGTGCTGTGACCGGACCTATTGGCGCGAACAACTACCTTACTTTGCGAAAGGATATCGGGTGGTGGCCATTGACCTTGCGGGCCACGGCGAGTCCGGCCTCAGCCGAAAAGCTTGGACGATGGATGCGTTCGCAAACGATGTGGCCGCACTGGCTGCAAAGCTCAGCTTGAAACAAGTTGCTCTCATCGGCCATTCGATGGGAGGAACAGTCATTTTAAGGGCTGCACCTAGGATACTGTGTCAAGTCATTGGTCTGGTGACGGTTGATCAATTTTTTAACCTAGAAGAAACACACACTCAAAAGGAAATGGACGAATTCATTGCCCCTTTTCGGGTCAACTTCGCTGAAGCGGTGAGTAACTGGGTGCGAACCATCTTCACCCCAAAATCGGATCCAAAGCTCGTAGAATGGGTCGTGGCACATATGTCCGCTCGCCCGCCTGAGGTCGGTCTCGGAGCGGCCACCGGGGCTGACGGGGAGCTTGCGTTTTGGGGCAATATCGACAATTGCCTGATACGGGCAATCCAGAAGATCGAGGCGCCTCTCGTGTTTATCAATTCGGACTTACAGCCCACCGCGGAAGAGATTAACAAGCATTACCCACCTTACTCCAATGCCAAGATCGTACGGGGGGTAGGCCATTTCGTGATGTTGGAAGCACCGGCTGTCTTCAATCGGCTCCTTGAATTGTCGGTTGAGGAGTTCAAGCGACAAGCCCGAACGCTGTGA
- a CDS encoding alpha/beta hydrolase, whose amino-acid sequence MPIQIPQRYDLCQLGRKGDWSVKNFSRRELLRGACTAAAAATLGSKLPDQSTTAARPLIAGHHAPSREAAGCLETSDGAKIYYEDHGEGQPILLVHGWLCSSRFWQKNVPGLANEFRVVAIDLRGHGNSCKALTGHTIRQYASDVREVIERLGLKEIVLVGWSLGGPVGLSYYEQYYEDSRLKALGLVDTAPFPFSPLAWNSHVLRNYNYDAMNATFAHLTASPRKFAVDFTNRMFKRNPSDADMDWVVAEMMKTPTWIAEAVYSDFLMSDYAKSLAAIKVPVIVFAADSGVFRDGMAMGKAISSQVPQGTFVPFDDAGHILFYEQPQKFNAALADFVKAV is encoded by the coding sequence CTGCCGATACAAATTCCGCAGCGTTATGATCTTTGCCAGCTTGGGAGAAAAGGAGACTGGAGCGTGAAAAACTTCAGCCGGCGCGAGTTACTGCGGGGCGCGTGTACTGCGGCAGCCGCCGCAACGCTGGGCTCAAAGCTGCCGGATCAATCCACGACAGCGGCGCGTCCGTTGATTGCCGGGCATCATGCGCCATCCAGGGAGGCAGCCGGCTGCTTGGAAACAAGTGATGGGGCCAAGATTTACTACGAAGATCACGGAGAGGGGCAGCCCATCCTGCTCGTCCACGGGTGGTTGTGCTCGTCCAGGTTCTGGCAGAAAAACGTCCCCGGCCTGGCCAACGAGTTCAGGGTCGTCGCCATAGACCTCCGGGGCCATGGTAACTCTTGCAAGGCGCTGACGGGTCACACGATAAGACAGTATGCGAGCGACGTGCGAGAGGTTATCGAGCGCCTGGGCCTCAAAGAAATCGTACTCGTAGGGTGGTCCCTGGGCGGGCCAGTGGGGCTTTCATATTACGAACAGTACTACGAGGACAGCCGGCTGAAAGCTCTGGGACTCGTGGATACCGCCCCTTTTCCGTTCAGCCCGCTGGCCTGGAACAGCCACGTGCTGAGAAATTATAACTATGACGCTATGAATGCAACGTTCGCGCATCTCACAGCCAGCCCCAGAAAATTTGCCGTCGACTTCACCAATAGAATGTTTAAGCGAAACCCGTCCGATGCGGATATGGATTGGGTGGTAGCGGAAATGATGAAGACACCAACATGGATTGCGGAAGCGGTGTATTCCGATTTCCTGATGAGCGATTACGCCAAATCACTGGCGGCAATTAAGGTGCCGGTCATTGTCTTTGCTGCCGACTCGGGCGTTTTTCGTGACGGCATGGCAATGGGCAAAGCCATCTCCAGCCAGGTGCCGCAAGGAACATTCGTCCCGTTCGACGACGCCGGGCACATTCTCTTCTACGAACAGCCGCAGAAGTTTAATGCCGCCTTGGCGGATTTTGTTAAAGCGGTGTAA
- a CDS encoding GYD domain-containing protein: MATYLMWFSFTQQGIEKIKQLSVRGEAAKKMISQMGGEVQAYYMVMGSEFDTLFILKAPNEEKVAEMALAIAKLGNVRTRTHRLFNEEELGKITSALP; this comes from the coding sequence ATGGCCACCTACTTGATGTGGTTCAGTTTTACCCAACAGGGGATCGAGAAAATTAAGCAGCTCTCCGTTCGTGGTGAGGCTGCTAAGAAGATGATTAGCCAAATGGGGGGAGAAGTTCAAGCTTATTACATGGTCATGGGGAGTGAATTTGACACCCTGTTCATTCTGAAAGCCCCAAATGAGGAGAAGGTCGCAGAGATGGCGCTTGCCATTGCCAAGCTGGGCAATGTGCGTACCAGAACCCATCGGCTCTTCAACGAAGAGGAACTCGGCAAGATCACCTCGGCTCTGCCGTGA
- a CDS encoding nucleoside deaminase: MDPFLEVAIEEARQGRREGGIPIGSVIVHCGRIISRGHNRRVQQGSAILHGEMDALENAGRRSASVYHESALYTTLSPCSMCSGAILLYGIPKVIVGENRTFLGEEELLRSRGVTVEVLQEPACIQLMEEFIAAEPQLWNEDIGVPESRPVT; encoded by the coding sequence ATGGATCCGTTTTTAGAGGTAGCAATCGAAGAAGCCCGGCAAGGGCGGCGAGAAGGCGGAATCCCGATCGGATCGGTGATTGTTCACTGTGGCCGGATCATTAGCCGCGGCCATAACCGGCGTGTCCAGCAAGGCAGTGCCATCCTGCACGGCGAAATGGATGCGCTGGAGAATGCCGGCAGGCGCTCGGCTTCCGTATACCACGAATCGGCACTGTACACCACATTGTCTCCGTGCTCGATGTGTAGCGGAGCGATTCTGCTATACGGCATTCCGAAAGTGATCGTGGGTGAGAACAGAACGTTCCTGGGCGAAGAGGAACTCCTGCGATCGCGCGGCGTAACAGTGGAAGTCCTGCAGGAGCCAGCCTGCATTCAACTGATGGAAGAATTTATAGCAGCCGAGCCCCAGCTCTGGAACGAGGATATCGGAGTTCCAGAATCACGGCCCGTTACCTAG
- a CDS encoding methyl-accepting chemotaxis protein: MRIPLRNKIYGLALVAAILPVLVLLLLLMHFRSSVSHEAAREMASLAEANVDQATKDAYGLCETTNNLLQGRVGHNLSVARRILAQGGGVSTSTEMVHWLAVNQLSQSTTPIALPRMLIAGAPTTQNRSFKVTTPFVDEITRLVGSETTIFQRMNEAGDMLRVATSVPASDGNRGIGTYIPAVAPDGTPSPVVTAVLRGEVYRGTAFVVNDRYVAAYESLLDREGKIIGMLFVGEKISEVGSVRSTLLNTVIGRTGYIVVIGAKGNQRGRYIISKGGMRDGEDLWEQRDSNGTLFVQEMVQQALASSKGELFHRSYVWQNPGEPKARLKHSALIYFGPWDWLIVAGAYEDEYMGAIEGVKLSATHLLWSVIFAGFLSLLVVLGIAFVMGRRLTRPVELVTRLAGKVAKGDLHSAREQFFNLPAATNGHSLRWFDFPDESVDLMSSFQEMTQTLGSLIGQVQRAGIQVTASTTEITASAKQLEPTVTEQAAATREVSATSSQISATSRDLLRTMSDAGEAALDVAAQAESGQSKLNEMESAIRELVKATGSISSRLGIISDRASKISTVVTTINKISDQTALLSLNAAIEAEKAGEFGKGFSVVAREISRLADQTAVATQDIDSVVREMQSSVSSGVMEMDKFSEEVRQRVAEVNGIAAALGKMIENVQALGPEFETAKQGMQGQTQAAEQINEAMKQLAQTADLTKSLLGEFQKITAQLNSAVQELQGGVSRFRTAA, from the coding sequence GTGAGAATCCCGCTAAGAAACAAGATCTATGGGCTTGCGCTCGTGGCAGCGATCCTGCCTGTCCTGGTGCTGCTCCTGCTCTTGATGCACTTCCGAAGCAGCGTTTCGCATGAAGCTGCCCGGGAAATGGCGTCCCTGGCCGAGGCGAACGTGGACCAGGCGACTAAGGATGCTTACGGCCTTTGCGAAACGACCAATAACCTCTTGCAGGGTCGAGTGGGCCATAACCTCTCTGTAGCTCGCCGAATTCTGGCCCAGGGGGGCGGCGTTTCGACGAGCACCGAGATGGTGCATTGGCTGGCCGTGAATCAATTAAGTCAGAGCACAACTCCAATCGCCCTGCCCCGGATGTTAATCGCGGGTGCACCGACCACCCAGAACCGAAGCTTCAAGGTCACCACTCCATTTGTGGACGAAATCACACGTTTGGTGGGCAGCGAGACCACCATCTTCCAGCGGATGAATGAGGCAGGCGACATGTTGCGCGTGGCGACCAGCGTGCCGGCGAGTGACGGCAATCGCGGAATCGGCACCTACATCCCCGCCGTGGCGCCCGACGGAACACCTTCGCCCGTAGTAACGGCTGTCCTGCGTGGAGAGGTATACCGCGGGACGGCTTTTGTTGTGAACGATCGGTATGTGGCGGCGTACGAATCGCTGCTCGACAGGGAAGGGAAAATCATCGGAATGCTCTTCGTAGGAGAAAAGATCTCCGAGGTAGGATCTGTCCGCAGCACTTTGCTGAATACCGTCATCGGCCGCACAGGATACATCGTCGTTATCGGCGCCAAGGGCAATCAGCGTGGACGGTACATTATTTCCAAAGGGGGCATGCGTGATGGGGAGGATCTTTGGGAACAGCGGGATTCCAACGGGACACTGTTCGTCCAGGAAATGGTTCAGCAAGCGCTTGCGTCCAGTAAAGGCGAGTTGTTCCACCGTTCATACGTCTGGCAGAACCCAGGCGAACCGAAAGCAAGGTTGAAGCACTCGGCATTGATTTATTTTGGGCCTTGGGATTGGCTGATCGTCGCGGGAGCTTATGAAGACGAGTACATGGGCGCAATTGAGGGAGTGAAATTGTCCGCAACCCATCTCCTCTGGAGTGTAATTTTCGCGGGCTTTCTCTCACTCCTTGTTGTGCTCGGCATCGCCTTTGTAATGGGCAGACGCCTGACCAGACCTGTTGAGCTGGTAACAAGACTTGCTGGAAAGGTCGCCAAAGGTGACTTGCACAGCGCACGGGAGCAATTTTTTAATCTTCCGGCTGCGACAAACGGGCACTCCCTCCGCTGGTTTGACTTCCCGGATGAGAGCGTGGACTTGATGTCATCTTTTCAGGAAATGACTCAGACTCTTGGCAGCCTGATCGGGCAGGTTCAGCGTGCTGGCATCCAGGTGACGGCTTCAACGACCGAGATCACCGCATCTGCCAAGCAGTTGGAACCCACGGTGACGGAGCAGGCGGCCGCGACCCGTGAGGTCTCAGCCACGAGCTCGCAGATCTCCGCTACCTCACGGGATCTGCTGCGGACAATGTCCGATGCGGGCGAAGCCGCCCTGGATGTTGCCGCACAGGCGGAAAGCGGCCAATCCAAACTGAATGAAATGGAGTCTGCAATACGGGAACTCGTCAAAGCAACGGGATCGATCTCCTCCCGGCTGGGAATTATCAGTGACCGGGCTAGCAAGATATCGACCGTCGTGACCACAATCAACAAGATTTCCGACCAGACCGCCCTGCTATCTCTCAACGCTGCAATCGAGGCAGAGAAAGCAGGAGAATTCGGCAAGGGATTCTCCGTGGTTGCCCGTGAAATCAGTCGCCTGGCGGACCAGACGGCCGTTGCCACCCAAGACATTGATTCGGTTGTGAGGGAGATGCAATCATCTGTCTCCAGTGGCGTGATGGAGATGGATAAGTTCTCAGAGGAAGTTCGCCAGCGCGTCGCGGAAGTCAATGGCATTGCTGCGGCTTTGGGAAAAATGATTGAAAACGTGCAAGCACTCGGCCCTGAGTTTGAAACAGCAAAGCAGGGCATGCAAGGCCAGACACAAGCCGCTGAACAGATCAATGAGGCTATGAAGCAATTGGCGCAGACCGCCGACCTGACGAAATCGCTGCTGGGCGAGTTCCAGAAGATCACCGCCCAACTGAACAGTGCTGTGCAAGAACTACAGGGAGGAGTGTCCCGGTTCCGAACTGCAGCCTAG